Genomic segment of Thermococcus sp. M36:
CCCCCAAAATTTTTAAAGAAGTCTGTCTAAAACCGAAGGTTTTGCACCTTAAGTTGTTTTCTCTCGAAACGCAGACGATGAGACGAATTAGGTTACCCTAATTCGGGTAATCTTCGTCAGAATGACAGCCAACGTTTATTAATCCACGAGCGAAGAAACGATCATGAGCGTGGGGATAGACCTCAAGGGCCTGGGTGTGATAGTCACAGCCTCATCACGCGGAATAGGGTTCAACGTGGCGCGGGAACTGTTGAAGAGGAACGCGAGAGTCGTTATAAGCTCACGGAGCGAGGAGAACCTGAAGAAAGCCCTCGACGAGCTCTCACCCTTCGGAGAAGTCTACGCAGTTAAGACCAACCTCTGCGACCAGCGGGACCTGGAGAACCTCGTCAAGGAGTCCCGGGAGCTTTTGGGTGGAATTGATGCCCTCGTCTGGAATGCCGGAAACGTCCGCTGCGAGCCGTGCCTCCTCCACGAGGCGGGCTATGATGACTGGGTTGAGGCCGCGAAGCTCCACGCAGTTGCCCCAGGCTACCTGACGACCCTCCTCGTCCAGACGTGGCTTGAAGGGAAAAGGAAGGGAGTCCTCGTTTATCTCAACTCCGTCTCGATAAAGGAGCCAATGCCGCCGCTGGTTCTGGCGGACGTTACGAGGGCCGGCCTGGTTCAGCTGGCGAAGAGCGTTTCAAGAACATACGGGAAGCACGGAATAAGGGCCTACAGCGTTCTGCTCGGCAGCTTTGATACGCCTGGCGCACGGGAGAACCTCAAGGCCGTTGCCGAGTCGAGGGGCGAGACCTTTGAGGAGACCTGGGAGAGGGAAGTGCTTGGCAGAACGCCCCTCCACAGAACTGGCAGATGGGACGAGTTAGGTTCGCTGGTGGCTTTTCTCCTGAGCGATGAGGCAGAGTACATGCTCGGCTCGACGGTGGTCATAGACGGCGCGATGACGAGGGGGATAAATCTTTAAGCCTTCTCCCCCTTCCTACGCCCATGAAGGAAGACTACTTCACCGAGGACTTTATCTTGGAGATGAGGGAGCGGTACTTCAGGCAGAGAAAGTGGGAGAAGATACGGCCCTTCAAGAGGGTCGCCGTTCTCGCGATAGACCTTCAGCGCCACTTCCTGAGCGAGAAAAGTAAAGCCTACCTCCCCTCGACCAGACGCTTCGTTCCGAGGCTGGTGGAGTTCTATGGAGAAGCTTCGAGGCTCGGAGTCCCGATAATCTTCACGCGCCACTACCACGAAAAAGACATAATGGCCCACTGGTGGGGCGACGAGATGAAAAGGGACGACCCGATGAACGAGCTCCTCGGGGAGTTCAGGCCCTTTGCCGAAACCGTAATCGAGAAGAGCACCTACAATGCCTTCTACGGAACCGAACTTGAAGGCATTCTAAGAAAACTCCACGTGGAGACCATAATCGTCACCGGCGTCATGACCCACCTCTGCTGCGAGACGACCGCCCGGGAGGCCTTCGTGAGGGGCTTTAAGGTGGTATTTCCCGTTGACGGGACACTGACCCAGAACAGGTTCTTCCACGAGGCGACGCTTAGAAACCTCTCCCACGGCTTCGCGGTTACGCCGCTCCTCTCGGAGGTGTTGGAATGGCTCTCGTCGGAATAATCGGGGCTGGAATCGGCGGCATAGCGACGGCCGTCCAGCTCAAGCGCTACGGCATTGAAAGCGTAATCTTCGAGCGCGACCGAATCGGGGGGCTGATAAGGAACGCATACTCCGTGGAAAACACCATGTTCTTTCCCGACGGAATCAAGGGTGAAAAGGTCGTCGAAATCCTCGAGGAGTACGTAAAAAAATACGACCTGAAAATCCTCTACGAGGAAGTCAAGGTCGTGAGAAAGACCGGCGAGCTGTTTGAGGTCGAAACGGACAAAGGAACTTACCGCTTCAAATACCTCGTGGTCGCGACGGGGACGAGACCGAGAAAGCTTCCATTCGAGGGGATAGTCTACCACGTCGCTGAAGTTCCAAAGAAGCACTATGGGCGGGTTCTCATCATTGGCGGCGGCGATGTGGCCTTTGACTACGCTATGACCATGAGCGAGATGAGCGATGAGGTAATAATTCTCATGAGAAGCGAGCCCAAAGCATTGCCTTATCTCCAGAAGCTTGTCTCTGAGAGGCCAAACATAACAACTCTCCGGGGACAGCTCCGGGAAATCGAGCGGGGAGAAAAGCTTTTAGCCAAGACCAGCGCTGGCGATTTTGAGGTTGATCTGGTGCTCGGCGCGATAGGCAGGGTTCCCAACGTCGAGCTCGTCGAAGGGATTGAGGACGATAACCTTTTCCTCGTCGGCGACGTGAAGAACGGGATTTACAGGCAGACCGCCCTGAGCATAGCCGACGGCATAAAGACCGCCATGATCATATGGAGGAGGGAAAGATATGGAGATACTGAGTGAGGTTGGAGACCCGAACGTTGCGGTCGTTTACATCGGGAAAACTTCGAAGGACAACATAGTGGAGTTCGTGGAGTCGGTTCCGACCTACAATCCGCAAGAAAAGTGGGTGCTCATAGTTTCATCGCTCAACGGCTGCCCCGTGGGCTGTAAGATGTGCGACGCTGGCTTCTTCTACAAGGGCAGACTTACAGTGGATGAGCTCCTCGAGCAGATTGAGTATCCGGTAAGCAAGCGCTGGAACGGGAAGCCGAAAACCAGGAAGTTCAAGGTGCAGTTCGCGCGCATGGGCGAGCCAAGCTTCAACATGGCGGTGATAGAGGCGATGCGCATTTTGGGCGAGCGCTACGAGAATTTCCACCCATCACTCTCCACCGTTGCCCCGATAGGAACCGATAAGTTCTTCGATGCCCTCCTCGAGCTCAAGAAGGAAATGTTTCCAACCAACTTCCAGCTCCAGTTCTCGATACACTCCACCAACCCAGAGCAGAGGGACGAGATAATCCCAATAAGGAAGTGGGACTTCGAGAGGATAGCCGAGTACGGAAAGGCCTTCTACGACGAGGGCGGCAGGAAGATTACGCTCAACTTCGCCTTAGCGAGGGAGAACGAGGCCGATGCAGAGGTCATAGCCGAGTACTTCCCGAAGGAATACTTCCTCATCAAGATAACGCCGCTCAACCCGACAGTGAGCGTGCTAAAGAATAAGCTCACTAACGACGTTGACCTTGAGACGGGCCTTCCGATGAAGCACAGGAAGTTCGTGGACGATTTAAAGAGGCTCGGCTACGACGTCATTATATCGGTCGGCGATACGAGAGAGAACCTCATCGGCTCAAACTGCGGCCAGTACATCCTCCGCTTCCTCAAGGAGAGGCCAGAGCTTAGAGAAGCCTACACCTTCGCGAGGGGCTTTGACTTTAGTTTGAGCTGACGAAAGGCTTATCTTTTCCTCATCCCAACCTCTCTGGTGGTTCAATGAAACTCATGGCACAGCTCCGCAGGGACTTCCAAGAGTTCAAAGACTCGTGCATGGGGATTCTCCTCTACGGATCTCACGCTAAGGGAGAGGCCACAAGCAGAAGCGACGTTGACGTCTGCCTCGTTAAGCCAAAGCCCGGCGTATATGGGGAAGTCCTCAAAAAGCTCGGTGGGAAGTATGATATCAAAGTCTTCGAGGAGCTTCCGCTCTATGTTCAGATCGAGGTTATCAGGAACCATAAAGTAATTTACGGCGACGAGCTTGAGCTCTCCGAGTACTTCTACCGCTTCCGAAAGCTGTGGAGGGACATGGAGCACAGGATAAGGGAGAACCAGTTTGAGAGTGTGAGGGAGAAGATAAGACTCAGGAGGCGTGCCCGTGAGAAGGCAAAGGTACTTAGAGAAGCATCGAACGGCTTAGAAAAGCAAAAGTTATCTCCGAAGATGAAGCCGGACTTTTGAGGGCGTACAACGGACTTAGAAATGCCATTGTTCACAAGTATGACAGGCTTAACCTCGATGCTGTGAGGAAGGGCCTCAGTAGAATTGATGAGCTATACGAGATTGTTATAAAGCTCGTGGAAAAGTATGAAAAGCTGGAAGAATAAAACTCACCAGTCCGCCTCGTGAATAAGCTCTCCCTCCGCGAAGACGTGCGTTGGGTAGTTCTCCATGTGGAACGGATCGCCGTTCCAGACCACCAGCGAGGCCCACTTGCCCTTCTCTATGCTTCCGAGCTTGTCGTCAACGCCGAGGATTTTCGCGTTGTTGTGGGTTATGATCTTTATCGCCTCTTCCTTGCTCATACCGAGCCTTATGAAGTGCCTGAGCTGGAGGTAGAGGTTGGCCTGCAACGTCACCGGGTGGTCGCTCATGAGGCCGAAGAGGGGTTTAACTTCGAGAAGGTAGCGGGCGTTCTTCCAGTCCTCGTGCTTGAGTTCGACCTTGTAAGGCAGGCTGTCGAAGGGGCCGTAAACGATTGGAACGCCTTCCCTCTTTATCTTCTCGAAGGTCTCCCTGCTGTGGACGTCGCCGGCGTGCTCTATGGTTATATTCAGCCCGAACCTCCTCTTTATCATGAGCAGGGCCGCTATGTCGTCCTCCTTGTGTACGTGGACGCGGAGCGGGACTTCGCCCTTGAGGACTGGTATGAGTGCCTCGACGGTCGGCTCGACCTCTTCGGGTTCCTTCTTGCCCTTCTCAAGGAGTGCTATGGTGTTTTGGGTCTTTATGAGCCAGCTGAGGAGTATCCCTATTGCACCCATCCTCGTGCTTGGCCTCGTCCCCTTCCACTCCTTCGTCGAGCGCGGGTTGTAGCCGAACGCCGCTTTAACGCCCGCGTACTGGATAAAGGCATCCTCGATGTCGCGCCCGTAGTTCCTGATGAAAACGGCTTTTCCGCCGATTATGTTCCCGCTCCCCGGGAGGACGGACGAGTACAGAACGCCAAACTCAATCGAGTGCTTAAACGCTTTGTCGTCCATGTAGATCGAGTAGAGGGCATCAACGAGCGGAAGAACTGCGTCCATCTGCTCGTTGACCTCGCCCTCCTGATAAGGCTCGCCGTAGCGCTCCATTCCTATGTGGCTGTGGCCGTCTATGAATGCGGGTGTAACAACGCCCTCGGCTATAACTTCGACTCCCTTCGGTTTTTCCTTGGTTACCTCAACTATTTCCTTGTCAAAAACGACGTAGACGTCCTTCAGGACGTTCCCGAGGCCGTCGTACAGAAGGGTTGCTTTGACCGCTTTCATGGGCACCACCTTTAAGAGATTGGGGAGAACGCTTAAATATCTATCTAACGTATTTGTTAAATTCAGGCGTTTGCACCCAGCTGCAAACCCATTTATAAATCCCCTTGCAGTTAGACTGCAAATCATGAGATTACAAAGGAAAACGCCAAAAGAAAGGGGTCAGAAGTAGATGCCCATCTCCTCGGCGATCTTCCTGAGCCTCTCTATCCTTGCCTCGGTCGGCGGGTGGGTGGAGAACAGGTTCGCTACGCTGGCGCCCCTAAACGGGTTGACGATGAACATGTGGGCCGTTGCCGGGTTGCCGTCCCTCATGGGCCTGTAGCGGACCGCCTGCTCTATTTTCATGAGTGCACTGGCTAGAGCGTGCGGCTTGCCGCTTATCTTTGCTCCACCCTCGTCGGCAAGGAACTCCCTGGAGCGGCTCACCGCGGCCTGTATCAGCATCGCCGCTATAGGTGCAAGAACCGCTATGAGGATCGCGGCGAGGATGTTACCGGCGTCGTCCTCGTCCCTGCCGAAGCCCCCGAAGATGGCTATCCACCTTGCCCAGTAGGCGAGCTGGATTATGGCCCCGGCCATCGCGGCCGCTATCGTCCCTATGAGGATGTCCCTGTTCTTTATGTGGGTCAGCTCGTGGCCTATGACGCCCTCAAGCTCGTCCTTGTTGAGTATCCTGAGAAGTCCAGTGGTAACGGCCACGACGGCGTGCTTGGGGTTCCTCCCGGTGGCGAAGGCGTTTGGCGTCTCGCTTGGGATTATTGCAACCCTAGGCATTGGGAGGCCGGCCCTCTCAGTGAGATCCCTGACTATGGCATAGAGTTCCGGGGCCTCGTGTTCGTCCACGATCCTTGCCCTGTACCAGCCCAGGACGATTTTATCGCTGTACCAGTAGGTGATGAAATTAAACGCCATAGCGAACAGGAACATCAAGAAGGCCACGTTCGGCCCGCCGAAGACGTAGCCTATGGCCATGAGCAGGCCCGTCAGTATGGCCATCAGCAGGCCGGTTCTCAGCCACATCAGCAGTCCCATTCTTTCACCCCCTCAGGGGTTAAAATAACAATTTGGTATTAAAATCTTTTGGTGCCTAAATGAAAGGGTAGAAAAGGGGCATCACATGCCCATGTCCATGCCGCCCATTCCGCCCATGCCGGGCATTCCGCCGCCCTGGCCGCCTTCGGGCTTGCTGACCTTAGCGGCGATGACGTCGTCGATCCTGAGGATCATTATCGCAGCCTCGCTGGCGCTCTTGATAGCCTGCTTCTTAACGCGGAGCGGCTCGATGATGCCCTTGGCGAGCATGTCTGCCGGCTCACCGGCGAAAACGTCTATGCCTATTCCTAGCCCCTTGTTCTTGTGCTCGCTGATGACCTTGACGAGCATCTCTATGGTGTCAAGACCGGCGTTCTCGGCGAGAGTCTTCGGGATTATCTTGAGGGCCTCTGCAAAGGCTTCTATTGCGAGAGCCTCCTTTCCTCCAACCTCCTTGGCGAACTCGTCGAGCCTGATGCTGAGCTCTATCTCGCCCGCACCGCCGGCCGGAAGGACGTAGCCGTCCTCCATGACGTCCTTGACGACCTTGATGGCATCCTCAAGGGCCCGCTCAACCTCGTCAATGACGTGCTCGGTACCGCCCCTGATGAGGATGGTGACGGCCTTCGGGTTCCTGCAGCCCTCAACGAATATCATGCTCTCGCCCGCTATCTTGCGCTCCTCAACAAGGTCGGCGTGGCCGAGATCATCGCTGGTGAGGTCCTTAACGTTGGTGACGACCTTAGCCCCGGTGGCCTTGGCGAGCTTTTCCATGTCGCTCTTCTTGACGCGCCTGACTGCCAGAATGCCGTACTTGGCCAGGTAGTGCTGGGCGAGGTCATCAATACCCTTCTGGACGAAGAGAACGTTGGCACCGGTTGCCGCTATCTGATCGACCATGTCCCTGATCATCTTCTCTTCCTGCTCAAGGAAGCTCATGAGCTGGTCCGGGCTGGTGATGTTGATCTTGGCATCGGTCTCGGTCTTCTTGACCTCAAGGGCCTCGTTGATGAGCGCTATCTTGGCGTTCTCAACCCTCTTCGGCATCCTCGGGTGGACGCGCTCCTTGTCGATGACAACACCGCGGACGAGCTCGCTCTCCTCAACGCTCTCGCCAGCCTTTTTCTCAATCTTGATGTTGTCGATGTCAACGGTGTACCTGCCGTCCTTCTTCTCGGCAACCTGCCTGACGGCATCGACTGCGAGCCTGGCGAAGAGTCCCTTGTGGCTCTCGGCGTTCTTTCCGGTGATTGAGGTCATGGCTATCTTCATGAGAGTCTCCTCGTCGTCGGGAGTGACCTTGATGGCTATGTCCTGGAGTATCTCCTGGGCCTTTTCAGCCGCCATTGTGTAACCCTTGACGATGATGCTCGGGTGGATGTTCTGGTCGAGGAGCTCCTCGGCCTTCCTGAGAAGCTCGCCAGCGATAACAACGGCAGTGGTGGTTCCATCACCAGCCTCCTTGTCCTGGGTCTTAGCAACCTCAACCATCATCTTAGCAGCAGGGTGCTGGAGGTCGATCCTGTCGAGGATGG
This window contains:
- a CDS encoding nucleotidyltransferase domain-containing protein, whose protein sequence is MKLMAQLRRDFQEFKDSCMGILLYGSHAKGEATSRSDVDVCLVKPKPGVYGEVLKKLGGKYDIKVFEELPLYVQIEVIRNHKVIYGDELELSEYFYRFRKLWRDMEHRIRENQFESVREKIRLRRRAREKAKVLREASNGLEKQKLSPKMKPDF
- a CDS encoding NAD(P)/FAD-dependent oxidoreductase, giving the protein MALVGIIGAGIGGIATAVQLKRYGIESVIFERDRIGGLIRNAYSVENTMFFPDGIKGEKVVEILEEYVKKYDLKILYEEVKVVRKTGELFEVETDKGTYRFKYLVVATGTRPRKLPFEGIVYHVAEVPKKHYGRVLIIGGGDVAFDYAMTMSEMSDEVIILMRSEPKALPYLQKLVSERPNITTLRGQLREIERGEKLLAKTSAGDFEVDLVLGAIGRVPNVELVEGIEDDNLFLVGDVKNGIYRQTALSIADGIKTAMIIWRRERYGDTE
- the thsB gene encoding thermosome subunit beta encodes the protein MAQLSGQPVVILPEGTQRYVGRDAQRLNILAARIIAETVRTTLGPKGMDKMLVDSLGDVVVTNDGATILDRIDLQHPAAKMMVEVAKTQDKEAGDGTTTAVVIAGELLRKAEELLDQNIHPSIIVKGYTMAAEKAQEILQDIAIKVTPDDEETLMKIAMTSITGKNAESHKGLFARLAVDAVRQVAEKKDGRYTVDIDNIKIEKKAGESVEESELVRGVVIDKERVHPRMPKRVENAKIALINEALEVKKTETDAKINITSPDQLMSFLEQEEKMIRDMVDQIAATGANVLFVQKGIDDLAQHYLAKYGILAVRRVKKSDMEKLAKATGAKVVTNVKDLTSDDLGHADLVEERKIAGESMIFVEGCRNPKAVTILIRGGTEHVIDEVERALEDAIKVVKDVMEDGYVLPAGGAGEIELSIRLDEFAKEVGGKEALAIEAFAEALKIIPKTLAENAGLDTIEMLVKVISEHKNKGLGIGIDVFAGEPADMLAKGIIEPLRVKKQAIKSASEAAIMILRIDDVIAAKVSKPEGGQGGGMPGMGGMGGMDMGM
- a CDS encoding isochorismatase family protein, yielding MKEDYFTEDFILEMRERYFRQRKWEKIRPFKRVAVLAIDLQRHFLSEKSKAYLPSTRRFVPRLVEFYGEASRLGVPIIFTRHYHEKDIMAHWWGDEMKRDDPMNELLGEFRPFAETVIEKSTYNAFYGTELEGILRKLHVETIIVTGVMTHLCCETTAREAFVRGFKVVFPVDGTLTQNRFFHEATLRNLSHGFAVTPLLSEVLEWLSSE
- a CDS encoding HepT-like ribonuclease domain-containing protein gives rise to the protein MRAYNGLRNAIVHKYDRLNLDAVRKGLSRIDELYEIVIKLVEKYEKLEE
- a CDS encoding radical SAM protein, which codes for MEILSEVGDPNVAVVYIGKTSKDNIVEFVESVPTYNPQEKWVLIVSSLNGCPVGCKMCDAGFFYKGRLTVDELLEQIEYPVSKRWNGKPKTRKFKVQFARMGEPSFNMAVIEAMRILGERYENFHPSLSTVAPIGTDKFFDALLELKKEMFPTNFQLQFSIHSTNPEQRDEIIPIRKWDFERIAEYGKAFYDEGGRKITLNFALARENEADAEVIAEYFPKEYFLIKITPLNPTVSVLKNKLTNDVDLETGLPMKHRKFVDDLKRLGYDVIISVGDTRENLIGSNCGQYILRFLKERPELREAYTFARGFDFSLS
- a CDS encoding SDR family oxidoreductase, with amino-acid sequence MSVGIDLKGLGVIVTASSRGIGFNVARELLKRNARVVISSRSEENLKKALDELSPFGEVYAVKTNLCDQRDLENLVKESRELLGGIDALVWNAGNVRCEPCLLHEAGYDDWVEAAKLHAVAPGYLTTLLVQTWLEGKRKGVLVYLNSVSIKEPMPPLVLADVTRAGLVQLAKSVSRTYGKHGIRAYSVLLGSFDTPGARENLKAVAESRGETFEETWEREVLGRTPLHRTGRWDELGSLVAFLLSDEAEYMLGSTVVIDGAMTRGINL
- the htpX gene encoding zinc metalloprotease HtpX; this translates as MGLLMWLRTGLLMAILTGLLMAIGYVFGGPNVAFLMFLFAMAFNFITYWYSDKIVLGWYRARIVDEHEAPELYAIVRDLTERAGLPMPRVAIIPSETPNAFATGRNPKHAVVAVTTGLLRILNKDELEGVIGHELTHIKNRDILIGTIAAAMAGAIIQLAYWARWIAIFGGFGRDEDDAGNILAAILIAVLAPIAAMLIQAAVSRSREFLADEGGAKISGKPHALASALMKIEQAVRYRPMRDGNPATAHMFIVNPFRGASVANLFSTHPPTEARIERLRKIAEEMGIYF
- a CDS encoding amidohydrolase, encoding MKAVKATLLYDGLGNVLKDVYVVFDKEIVEVTKEKPKGVEVIAEGVVTPAFIDGHSHIGMERYGEPYQEGEVNEQMDAVLPLVDALYSIYMDDKAFKHSIEFGVLYSSVLPGSGNIIGGKAVFIRNYGRDIEDAFIQYAGVKAAFGYNPRSTKEWKGTRPSTRMGAIGILLSWLIKTQNTIALLEKGKKEPEEVEPTVEALIPVLKGEVPLRVHVHKEDDIAALLMIKRRFGLNITIEHAGDVHSRETFEKIKREGVPIVYGPFDSLPYKVELKHEDWKNARYLLEVKPLFGLMSDHPVTLQANLYLQLRHFIRLGMSKEEAIKIITHNNAKILGVDDKLGSIEKGKWASLVVWNGDPFHMENYPTHVFAEGELIHEADW